One region of Priestia megaterium genomic DNA includes:
- a CDS encoding argininosuccinate synthase: MSNPKVVLAYSGGLDTSVAIKWLQEKGYDVVACCLDVGEGKDLKFVKEKALTVGAVSSYVIDAKEEYANTFALAALQAHTLYEGKYPLVSALSRPLIAKKLVEVAEQENAVAVAHGCTGKGNDQVRFEVSIKALNPHLEVLAPVRDWKWSREEEIEYAKEKNIPIPINLDSPFSIDQNLWGRSNECGVLEDPWAAPPEEAYDLTASLENTPNTADVVEIEFVEGVPVSLNGQSYTLAQLILELNEIAGKHGVGRIDHVENRLVGIKSREVYECPAAMTLIKAHKELEDLTLVKEVAHFKPVIEKKLTEVIYEGLWFSPLTNSLLAFLKDTQQYVNGTVRVKLFKGHAIVEGRKSPNSLYNEKLATYTKEDEFDHNAAVGFISLWGLPTQVSSMVNQKKVTTV, encoded by the coding sequence ATGAGTAATCCAAAAGTTGTTTTAGCATATTCTGGAGGTTTAGATACATCAGTTGCAATTAAATGGTTACAGGAAAAAGGGTACGATGTGGTAGCTTGCTGTTTAGATGTAGGCGAAGGAAAAGATTTAAAGTTCGTTAAAGAAAAAGCCTTAACAGTTGGAGCGGTATCATCATATGTGATTGATGCAAAAGAAGAATATGCCAATACATTTGCGTTAGCAGCACTTCAAGCACACACATTATATGAAGGAAAATATCCATTGGTATCTGCACTATCTAGACCGCTAATCGCTAAAAAGCTTGTAGAAGTAGCAGAACAAGAAAATGCAGTAGCTGTCGCACATGGATGTACGGGAAAAGGAAATGACCAAGTGCGTTTCGAAGTATCAATTAAAGCATTAAATCCACACTTAGAAGTTTTAGCTCCTGTTCGTGACTGGAAATGGTCTCGTGAAGAAGAAATCGAGTATGCAAAAGAAAAGAATATTCCAATTCCAATTAATTTAGACAGCCCGTTTTCAATTGACCAAAACTTATGGGGAAGAAGTAACGAGTGCGGCGTTCTTGAAGATCCTTGGGCAGCTCCGCCTGAAGAAGCATATGACCTAACGGCTTCTCTTGAAAACACTCCGAACACAGCGGATGTAGTAGAAATTGAATTCGTTGAAGGTGTTCCAGTATCATTAAACGGTCAATCTTACACGCTAGCTCAGTTAATTCTAGAATTGAATGAAATTGCAGGTAAGCATGGAGTTGGACGTATTGATCATGTAGAAAACCGTCTTGTGGGAATTAAATCACGTGAAGTATATGAGTGTCCAGCTGCTATGACATTAATTAAAGCACACAAAGAGCTGGAAGATTTAACATTAGTGAAAGAAGTAGCGCACTTCAAACCAGTGATTGAGAAAAAATTAACAGAAGTTATCTATGAAGGTTTATGGTTCTCTCCATTAACAAATTCACTGCTTGCATTCTTAAAGGATACGCAGCAATATGTGAACGGAACAGTGAGAGTAAAACTATTTAAAGGGCATGCTATCGTAGAGGGACGTAAATCTCCTAATTCTTTATACAATGAAAAACTTGCAACATATACAAAAGAAGATGAATTTGATCACAATGCAGCAGTTGGTTTTATCTCATTATGGGGTCTTCCAACACAAGTGAGCAGCATGGTAAATCAAAAGAAGGTGACAACGGTATGA
- a CDS encoding EcsC family protein, giving the protein MILTNREEQLLEEIYKWEESLQSVEATEMELLYEEWLEKGLNLIPASVRETYLHKIDEGLFQLTALIQGTEMQTQATKRIIETARVFKEDITDLSEMNSLQVDQLSYICEQQMAKLRLYALSQGALSGTGQSLLVGIDIPAVLCMNIQAVQQAAMSYGYHIQTPSELMLTLKVFHAATLPRHLQAEGWHQLKSELSQEFDPYFYEGVDQIVDKTWLQKIVVQIGKTLAIFAAKRKVYNRLPIVSMMVGGGMNYRMAKQVTDYAKRFYQYRYLLDKKNESH; this is encoded by the coding sequence ATGATATTAACGAATCGCGAAGAACAGCTTTTAGAAGAAATCTATAAATGGGAAGAGAGCTTACAGAGCGTAGAAGCAACTGAGATGGAGTTATTGTACGAAGAATGGTTAGAAAAAGGGCTTAACTTAATTCCTGCTTCTGTTCGTGAGACCTATTTACATAAAATTGATGAGGGACTCTTTCAGTTAACTGCATTAATTCAAGGTACGGAAATGCAAACTCAAGCGACAAAACGAATTATTGAAACCGCCCGTGTATTCAAAGAAGATATCACAGATCTGTCAGAAATGAATTCCCTTCAAGTAGATCAGCTTTCTTATATATGCGAACAGCAAATGGCCAAGCTGCGGTTGTATGCGCTGAGTCAAGGAGCACTTTCAGGAACCGGCCAATCGCTGCTAGTCGGTATTGATATACCCGCTGTTTTATGCATGAATATTCAAGCGGTGCAACAGGCAGCAATGAGCTACGGCTATCATATCCAGACTCCTTCAGAGCTTATGCTAACGCTAAAAGTTTTCCATGCAGCAACGTTACCTAGACACCTTCAGGCTGAGGGATGGCATCAATTAAAGAGTGAGCTAAGCCAAGAATTTGACCCGTATTTTTATGAAGGTGTTGATCAAATTGTAGATAAGACGTGGCTGCAAAAAATCGTTGTGCAAATTGGAAAAACGCTAGCTATATTTGCTGCGAAGCGAAAAGTTTATAATCGTTTGCCAATTGTGAGTATGATGGTTGGCGGAGGGATGAATTATCGAATGGCCAAACAAGTGACAGATTATGCGAAGCGCTTTTACCAATACCGCTATTTGCTGGATAAGAAAAACGAGTCTCATTAA
- a CDS encoding acetate kinase → MSKIMAINAGSSSLKFQLFEMPSETVLTKGLVERIGLDNAVFTISVNGEKQTDITEIPDHAVAVKILVEKLLSQNIIQSYDEITGVGHRVVHGGEKFADSVLITDETLAEIEALSDLAPLHNPANIVGIKAFQDILPNVPAVAVFDTAFHQTMPEKSFLYSLPYEYYEKYGVRKYGFHGTSHKYVSERAAELLGRPIEQLRLISCHLGNGASIAAIEGGKSIDTSMGFTPLAGVAMGTRSGNIDPALIPFIMEKTGKTADEVLNVLNKESGLLGVSGISSDLRDLIKASAEGNERAETALEVFASRIHKYIGSYAARMSGVDAIIFTAGIGENSDVVRARVLRGLEFMGVYWDPALNSVQGEEAFISYPHSPVKVMVIPTDEEVMIARDVTRLANI, encoded by the coding sequence ATGTCAAAAATCATGGCAATCAACGCCGGCAGTTCTTCACTTAAGTTTCAATTATTTGAAATGCCAAGTGAGACGGTATTAACAAAAGGTTTAGTAGAACGAATTGGTTTAGATAACGCTGTTTTCACGATCTCGGTAAATGGTGAAAAACAAACGGATATTACAGAAATCCCTGACCATGCTGTTGCAGTTAAAATTTTAGTTGAAAAGTTACTTTCTCAAAACATCATTCAATCATACGATGAAATCACTGGTGTAGGTCACCGTGTAGTACACGGCGGAGAGAAATTTGCTGATTCTGTTTTAATCACAGATGAAACATTAGCGGAAATTGAAGCTTTATCTGATTTAGCACCGCTTCACAACCCAGCAAACATTGTGGGAATTAAAGCGTTCCAAGATATTCTTCCAAATGTTCCAGCTGTAGCAGTCTTCGATACAGCATTCCATCAAACAATGCCAGAAAAATCATTCTTGTACAGCTTACCGTACGAGTACTATGAAAAGTATGGCGTTCGTAAATACGGTTTCCACGGCACATCTCATAAATATGTTTCTGAGCGTGCAGCTGAGCTTCTTGGCCGTCCAATCGAACAATTGCGCTTAATTTCTTGTCACTTAGGTAACGGTGCAAGTATCGCTGCAATTGAAGGCGGCAAGTCAATTGATACATCAATGGGCTTCACACCATTAGCTGGTGTAGCAATGGGAACTCGTTCAGGTAACATTGACCCTGCATTAATTCCATTTATTATGGAGAAAACAGGAAAAACTGCTGACGAAGTATTAAATGTATTAAATAAAGAAAGTGGTCTTTTAGGTGTATCTGGTATTTCTAGTGACCTACGCGATCTAATCAAAGCAAGCGCTGAAGGCAATGAACGTGCTGAAACAGCACTTGAAGTATTTGCTAGCCGCATTCATAAATATATCGGTTCTTATGCTGCTCGTATGTCTGGTGTAGATGCAATCATCTTCACAGCAGGTATTGGAGAAAACAGTGATGTTGTACGTGCTCGCGTTCTTCGTGGTTTAGAGTTCATGGGCGTTTATTGGGATCCAGCTTTAAATAGTGTACAAGGAGAAGAAGCATTTATTAGCTACCCTCATTCTCCAGTTAAAGTTATGGTTATTCCTACAGACGAAGAAGTTATGATTGCACGTGACGTTACTCGTTTAGCGAATATTTAA
- a CDS encoding class I SAM-dependent methyltransferase yields the protein MSQLASMEKLFGVIDQTAIILRKELNCVYLEAVAETGENLFQGTILQEELDEVTKKRLKKEYDSITLDHFEKETIRKAYQLAILKGMKEAVQPNHQMTPDAVGLFVSYLVGKFMAGKDKYTLLDPAVGAGNLLTTILNTHAASIEHVYGVDVDDLLLQLTYVNANLQKHGVQLFNQDSLQPLFIDPVDLVVCDLPVGYYPNDEGAKEYKVRAEEGHTYAHHLFIEQSLRHVKDGGYVVALIPNNLFESEQSHLLQPLLKEEAIVQGIVQLPLSMFKQEQAAKSIIILQKQGEGVTAPDQALLVNLPKFSNREAMSDIMAQMDQWFSVNKK from the coding sequence ATGAGTCAATTAGCTAGTATGGAAAAGCTATTTGGTGTAATTGATCAAACAGCTATTATTTTAAGAAAAGAACTAAACTGCGTATATTTAGAAGCAGTAGCTGAAACGGGAGAAAACTTGTTTCAAGGAACTATTTTGCAAGAAGAGCTAGATGAGGTAACCAAAAAACGTTTAAAAAAAGAATACGATTCAATCACGCTTGATCATTTTGAAAAAGAAACGATTCGAAAAGCATATCAGCTAGCTATTTTAAAGGGGATGAAAGAAGCAGTTCAGCCTAACCACCAAATGACCCCTGATGCTGTAGGACTATTTGTCAGCTACTTAGTTGGAAAATTCATGGCAGGAAAAGATAAGTATACGCTTTTAGATCCAGCAGTAGGAGCTGGAAACTTATTAACAACCATTTTAAATACACACGCTGCGTCAATTGAACATGTATACGGTGTAGATGTGGATGATTTATTACTTCAATTGACATATGTAAATGCAAACTTACAGAAGCACGGCGTTCAATTATTTAATCAAGACAGCTTACAGCCGCTTTTTATTGATCCTGTTGATTTAGTTGTCTGTGACCTGCCGGTTGGTTATTATCCAAACGATGAAGGGGCAAAAGAGTATAAAGTAAGAGCTGAAGAAGGTCATACCTATGCTCATCACTTATTCATTGAACAAAGCTTGCGCCATGTAAAAGACGGAGGATACGTAGTGGCCCTTATTCCAAATAACTTGTTCGAGTCTGAACAGTCTCATTTATTACAGCCGCTGCTAAAAGAGGAAGCAATCGTTCAAGGAATCGTTCAGCTGCCGCTTTCAATGTTCAAACAAGAGCAGGCTGCTAAGAGTATTATCATTCTTCAAAAGCAGGGAGAAGGGGTAACAGCGCCTGATCAAGCGCTGCTTGTGAATTTGCCGAAGTTCAGTAATCGAGAAGCAATGAGTGATATTATGGCTCAAATGGACCAATGGTTCAGCGTTAATAAAAAGTAA
- the tpx gene encoding thiol peroxidase — protein sequence MTKFKGNDVTLLGNQVKVGDKAPNFTVLANDLSEVTLDSTKGSVRLISVVPSIDTGVCDAQTRRFNEEAAKLDNVKVLTVSVDLPFAQKRWCGANGIDNVQTLSDHRDLSFGEAYGVAIQELRLLARSIFVVDSNDNVTYVEYLPEVTEHPNYEAAIEAAKAAK from the coding sequence GTGACTAAATTTAAAGGTAACGATGTAACATTATTAGGAAATCAAGTAAAGGTTGGAGACAAGGCGCCAAACTTTACCGTTTTAGCAAATGATTTATCAGAAGTAACGCTTGACAGTACAAAGGGTTCTGTTCGCCTAATCAGTGTAGTTCCTTCTATTGATACTGGAGTTTGTGATGCGCAAACTCGCCGCTTCAACGAAGAAGCAGCTAAATTAGATAACGTAAAAGTATTAACAGTGAGCGTAGATTTACCGTTTGCTCAAAAGCGCTGGTGTGGTGCTAACGGCATTGATAATGTTCAAACATTATCTGACCACCGCGACTTATCTTTCGGCGAAGCATATGGTGTAGCTATTCAAGAATTACGCTTATTGGCTCGTTCAATCTTTGTAGTAGACTCAAATGACAACGTAACGTATGTTGAGTACTTACCAGAAGTAACTGAGCATCCGAACTACGAAGCAGCAATCGAAGCAGCTAAAGCAGCTAAGTAA
- the ytfJ gene encoding GerW family sporulation protein, whose protein sequence is MAEHPIKSLMSTAMENLKEMIDVNTIIGDPVETPDGSVILTVSKVGFGFAAGGSEFGVEGHAPSSPGQHQQESGHPFGGGSGGGVSITPIAFLIVSGSGIKMLHLNESTHLYEKILDTAPQAIERVQQMFKRNNHQQDHHNQQNQHHDGANDFNL, encoded by the coding sequence ATGGCAGAACATCCAATTAAAAGTTTAATGTCGACAGCTATGGAAAATTTAAAGGAAATGATTGATGTTAATACAATCATTGGTGATCCCGTAGAAACACCTGATGGCAGCGTTATTTTAACTGTCTCAAAAGTAGGTTTTGGCTTTGCAGCGGGTGGAAGCGAGTTTGGAGTAGAAGGGCATGCGCCATCTTCTCCAGGGCAGCATCAGCAAGAATCAGGTCATCCATTTGGCGGAGGTAGCGGTGGCGGTGTATCAATTACGCCAATTGCCTTTTTAATTGTGAGTGGAAGCGGAATTAAAATGCTTCACCTTAATGAAAGTACACATTTATATGAAAAGATTTTAGATACAGCACCTCAAGCCATTGAACGCGTGCAGCAAATGTTCAAGCGAAATAACCATCAGCAGGATCATCATAATCAACAAAATCAGCATCATGACGGTGCAAATGATTTTAATTTGTAG
- a CDS encoding DUF2953 domain-containing protein, giving the protein MLWLLWILLALLIVIVLIVWTKITLFVELHHVRDNDYYRVRLRAWFGLIRYTYEIPVVKVKKDSPRLLVEKKKGMGDQGKEDENSWSDYSVEDGLSMLENAKQFLEQVVGFHKIFRRFLQKVTVRDIKWHSRFGLGDAALTGVLTGAVWSAKGGIVGIISRYMKLKDMPVMSVTPVFQHLWSETVFECIISFRVGQAILVGLRTLRYWRHTSKKRRKRWKSSNKNKTHSVKT; this is encoded by the coding sequence GTGCTATGGCTTTTATGGATATTGCTAGCACTTTTAATTGTTATTGTACTTATTGTATGGACAAAAATCACGCTATTTGTAGAGCTTCATCATGTCCGAGATAACGATTATTACAGAGTGAGACTCAGGGCTTGGTTTGGTCTTATTCGCTATACATATGAAATTCCGGTAGTGAAAGTAAAAAAAGATTCTCCTCGTTTGCTTGTTGAAAAGAAGAAAGGAATGGGTGATCAAGGAAAAGAAGACGAGAATTCATGGAGTGATTATTCTGTAGAAGACGGGTTAAGCATGTTAGAAAATGCGAAGCAATTCCTTGAACAGGTAGTCGGTTTTCATAAAATTTTTCGTCGTTTCTTACAGAAAGTGACGGTAAGGGATATTAAATGGCACAGCCGTTTCGGCTTAGGTGATGCTGCGTTAACAGGCGTACTTACCGGGGCGGTATGGTCTGCAAAGGGGGGCATAGTTGGTATAATCAGCCGTTATATGAAACTAAAAGATATGCCTGTAATGAGCGTTACTCCTGTATTTCAACATCTTTGGTCAGAAACGGTATTTGAGTGCATAATTTCTTTTCGAGTTGGTCAAGCTATTCTAGTAGGTTTACGGACCTTGAGATACTGGCGGCATACGTCCAAAAAGCGTCGCAAAAGATGGAAGTCGTCAAATAAGAACAAGACACACTCTGTGAAAACATAA
- a CDS encoding RDD family protein, producing MENQSHSTESNDTIKHEPAVSAPIGSEFHYAGFWMRFWAYLLDLAVVASLNSLLIKPIFHLADIPQGDGFFSPYTIVTVIIFYGYFVLMTKYFGQTLGKMVFGLKVVSLKDSTLTWPVVLFREGIGRYISKTVFLLGYLLVAFLPKKQGAHDYYADTTVIHEGTISR from the coding sequence ATGGAAAATCAATCTCATTCAACCGAATCAAACGACACTATAAAACATGAGCCAGCGGTAAGTGCTCCAATAGGTAGTGAATTCCATTATGCAGGCTTTTGGATGCGCTTTTGGGCATATCTTTTGGATCTAGCTGTAGTAGCTAGCTTGAACTCCCTGCTGATCAAACCCATTTTCCATTTAGCAGATATTCCTCAAGGGGATGGATTTTTTTCTCCCTATACGATTGTGACGGTAATTATCTTTTATGGTTATTTTGTTTTAATGACCAAGTATTTTGGACAAACGCTTGGAAAGATGGTGTTTGGGCTTAAAGTAGTATCACTGAAAGACTCCACTTTAACTTGGCCTGTTGTGCTGTTTCGTGAAGGAATTGGACGTTATATTTCTAAAACAGTTTTTTTACTTGGCTATTTGTTAGTTGCTTTTTTACCTAAAAAGCAAGGAGCGCATGATTACTACGCAGATACAACCGTTATACATGAAGGTACAATAAGCAGATAA
- the sppA gene encoding signal peptide peptidase SppA, translating into MNKKRWIALLIAACLFIFSAIVNVGFSVKEEKDDGLAGIFGGDDSELSETVIEKGNAAKKIAVLEVNGTIQDTGSGSSPLMSQNGYNHQAFLKQLEAAKNDKAVKGVIIKVNSPGGGVVESAEIHKKIEELKKDTKKPVYISMGSMAASGGYYISTAATKIYAIPDTLTGSLGVIMQSVNYGKLADKLGVESVVIKSGAHKDIMSPTREMTGEEKEIMQTLVDNSYDGFVNVISEGRHLSKEKVRSIADGRVYDGRQAKELKLVDQLGYFEDTVKGMEKDYKLKGAQVIQYNQGFGLPSWLSMSMQKVIGGDEQVTAMLKTFAQPSSPRLMYLYAE; encoded by the coding sequence ATGAACAAAAAAAGGTGGATTGCTCTTTTAATTGCGGCCTGCTTATTCATTTTTTCTGCGATTGTTAATGTTGGTTTTTCAGTCAAAGAAGAAAAAGATGACGGTCTGGCAGGCATATTTGGAGGAGACGACAGTGAACTATCAGAAACAGTTATCGAAAAAGGGAATGCAGCTAAGAAAATTGCAGTACTAGAGGTCAATGGAACGATTCAAGATACAGGAAGCGGTTCCTCTCCGCTTATGTCTCAAAATGGTTATAACCACCAAGCATTTTTAAAGCAGCTAGAGGCTGCAAAAAATGATAAGGCAGTTAAAGGAGTCATTATTAAGGTGAATTCACCGGGCGGGGGCGTCGTTGAAAGTGCTGAAATACATAAAAAAATTGAAGAGCTGAAGAAAGACACGAAAAAGCCAGTTTATATTTCAATGGGATCAATGGCTGCTTCAGGAGGCTATTACATTTCAACAGCTGCTACTAAAATCTATGCAATCCCTGACACTTTAACAGGTTCACTAGGTGTAATTATGCAAAGCGTTAACTATGGCAAGCTGGCAGATAAACTAGGAGTAGAATCTGTTGTTATTAAAAGCGGGGCTCATAAAGATATTATGTCTCCAACAAGAGAAATGACCGGAGAAGAAAAAGAAATTATGCAAACACTTGTAGACAACTCGTATGATGGTTTCGTCAATGTTATCTCTGAAGGACGTCACCTTTCTAAAGAAAAAGTGCGTTCTATTGCAGATGGACGAGTGTACGATGGACGTCAGGCTAAAGAGCTGAAGCTGGTCGATCAACTAGGCTATTTTGAAGATACGGTAAAAGGAATGGAGAAAGATTACAAGTTAAAAGGTGCACAAGTAATTCAATACAATCAAGGATTCGGACTGCCTTCTTGGCTTTCAATGAGCATGCAAAAAGTAATTGGTGGAGATGAACAAGTTACCGCAATGTTAAAAACATTTGCGCAGCCAAGCTCTCCGCGCTTGATGTATTTATATGCAGAATAG
- a CDS encoding NAD kinase, with product MPNRRNVYFFHPKNQESKALVSPLIELAKQYDFQVVDHFDSANIIVSIGGDGAFLQAVRQSGFRDDCLYAGVTTSDQLSFYCDFHIDETDKMIEAITTENIEVRRFPVLQTQIDQGTSFYCLNECSIRSGVIKTLSLDVFINENHFETFRGDGMIISTPTGSTAYNKSVSGAVVDPLIPCMQVSELASLNNNNYRTLGSSFILSAEHTLTLKLSNDNNHSPIIGIDNEALNARQVDQVQIRLSDRQIKTVKLKDNSFWQRVKRTFL from the coding sequence ATGCCAAATCGTCGCAACGTTTATTTCTTTCATCCAAAAAACCAGGAATCAAAGGCGCTCGTAAGTCCACTTATTGAACTTGCAAAACAATATGACTTTCAAGTAGTAGACCATTTCGACAGCGCTAACATCATTGTAAGTATTGGCGGTGACGGAGCTTTCTTGCAGGCTGTCCGTCAATCTGGCTTTCGAGATGACTGCTTATATGCTGGTGTCACAACTTCAGATCAACTAAGCTTTTACTGCGATTTTCATATCGATGAAACGGATAAAATGATTGAAGCTATTACGACAGAAAATATAGAAGTACGTCGATTTCCCGTTTTACAAACTCAAATTGATCAAGGAACTTCTTTTTATTGCTTAAATGAATGTTCTATTCGATCAGGTGTTATAAAAACACTCAGTCTAGATGTTTTTATTAATGAAAATCACTTTGAAACATTCCGCGGGGATGGGATGATTATTTCAACACCAACAGGCAGTACGGCTTATAATAAATCGGTAAGTGGAGCCGTAGTTGATCCGTTAATTCCTTGTATGCAAGTCAGCGAATTGGCATCGTTAAACAATAATAATTATCGTACATTAGGATCTTCATTCATCCTAAGCGCTGAGCATACGCTCACTTTAAAACTATCCAATGACAACAACCACAGTCCAATTATTGGAATAGATAACGAAGCATTAAATGCACGTCAAGTTGATCAAGTTCAAATACGTTTAAGCGACCGTCAAATTAAAACGGTTAAGCTAAAAGATAACTCTTTCTGGCAACGAGTTAAGCGTACATTTCTATAA